From the Roseofilum casamattae BLCC-M143 genome, the window CCTAGTATTTTTGGATGAAAGCGGTATTCTACTGGGAGATAACCGTCCTTACGCTCGCTCGGAAAAAGGAACTCGTGTCCGAGAACTTAAACCTTTCTATAGAGGCTCAAAAATCACTTTGGTTGGAGCTATTACCCAAGATAAAGTCTTAACTTTAATGACCTTAAATGGCTCCCTTGATGGAGCCGCTTTTCAAGTATTTGTTGACCATTTTCTCGTTCCTAACTTGTGGAAGGGGGCTGTAGTAGTAATGGATAGATTAGCCATTCATAGAATGGAATCAGTGGTGAAAAAAATTGAAGGAGTTGGTGCCCGTGTCGTTT encodes:
- a CDS encoding transposase; its protein translation is MDESGILLGDNRPYARSEKGTRVRELKPFYRGSKITLVGAITQDKVLTLMTLNGSLDGAAFQVFVDHFLVPNLWKGAVVVMDRLAIHRMESVVKKIEGVGARVV